Proteins from one Ranitomeya variabilis isolate aRanVar5 chromosome 1, aRanVar5.hap1, whole genome shotgun sequence genomic window:
- the LOC143816852 gene encoding uncharacterized protein LOC143816852, which translates to MELRPTESNLTERETASDSEVVIDPVGEGAEMAGPCGQPTSSNQPPPPAAASSATQEANPEVEEEAQSSSPTLALDTSPQPNTRPNRGRRRRVASTTGTRRQVDTGVLDYLSRAAHDDGEEAYFRSLARYLWPIPRSLRLRTRGCIQIVIDAATPPNNPSHLFNYVKRWQMSSTNLLAVQDLSPEQAQTVAAPPPQHISPQQQPGQSNQQPQLRPIYDYPATDQSDHLNRHTFGGWSQHVSARHGHIGGYDQMGQSSTQDLMHFYPQHQVLPQTQDRSLQQHPPYISAIPQVASLVGQPPRPSSAHAGHPPSPSPPPTY; encoded by the exons atggagctcagacc AACAGAGTCGAATCtgacagaaagggagactgcatctgactcAGAGGTGGTGATTGACCCTGTTGGTGAAGGTGCTGAAATGGCTGGACCATGTGGACAACCaacaagcagcaaccaaccaccaccaccagcagcagcgtcttctgccacacaggaggccaatccagaggtggaggaagaagcccagagcagcagtccaaccttggctctggatacatcaccacagcctaatacaagaccaaaccgtggtcggcgcagaagggtggcttctacCACTGGCAcaaggaggcaagtggatacaggggtattggactatttgtccagggctgcccatgacgatggggaggaagcgtactttCGCAGTCTTGCACGCTATTTATGGCCCATTCCGcgctcgctcaggctgcggaccagaggttgtatCCAAATTGTGATAgatgcggcaacacccccaaacaacccatCTCATCTGTTTAACTACGTCAAACGGTGGCAAATGTCATCTACAAACCTTCTGGCAGTGCAAGACCTTTCACCGGAACAAGCCCAAACAGTCGCAGCACCACCCCCTCAACATATATCTCCACAACAACAGCCTGGCCAAAGCAACCAACAACCACAACTTAGGCCAATTTATGATTATCCAGCAACTGaccaatctgaccacttgaacagacacacgtttggaggctggtcccaacatgtgtctgctcgacatggccatattggggggtatgaccaaatgggacAATCCAGTACACAGGACTTGATGCACTTCTACCCTCAACATCAAGTTTTACCTCAGACACAGGATAGATCCTTGCAACAACACCCTccatatatatctgccataccacaggttgCCAGTCTGGTTGGTCAgccacctaggccaagttccgcacatgctggacacccgccatcaccatcACCACCCCCAACCTACTAG